From one Cygnus olor isolate bCygOlo1 chromosome 26, bCygOlo1.pri.v2, whole genome shotgun sequence genomic stretch:
- the RANBP3 gene encoding ran-binding protein 3, whose product MADLANEEKPAIAPPVFVFQKDKAQKRSADGSSPEDGDESDREDGNYCPPVKRERTSSLTQFPPSQSVTKNNVFMPSSFCEPSTGNSDSEQEEKSSGFRLKPPILIHGQAPSAGLPSQKPKEQQRSVLRPAVLQAPQPKAFSQMVLSSGTNGVNIPPDSAATSESLSNATLKSSDSEDKAGECQKKESNNTSDDDSCEKAELNAQQAFVFGQNLRDRVKLGDESDETADVQNAGIPTSDTPSATNYFLQYISSSIENSTNSADASSNKFVFGQNMSERVLSPPKSNEGSTESNKENAATESGSESSSQEATPEKANNISESLAESAAAYTKATARKCLLAKVEVITGEEAESNVLQIQCKLFVFDKNSQSWVERGRGLLRLNDMASADDGTLQSRLVMRTQGSLRLILNTKLWAQMQIDKASEKSIRITAMDTEDQGVKVFLISASSKDTGQLYAALHHRILALRSRVEQEQEVKSVAPEPEVTQSNEEDSDDDVLAPSGSVGSGPNDEGDGQNVGST is encoded by the exons ATGGCGGACCTAGCGAACGAAG aaaaacCTGCCATTGCTCCACCTgtctttgtatttcagaaggATAAAGCACAGAAG AGATCAGCAGATGGATCAAGTCCAGAAGATGGAGATG aatCTGATCGAGAGGATGGGAACTACTGTCCGCCTGTAAAGCGTGAGAGAACTTCATCATTAACTCAGTTCCCTCCTTCTCAGTCag TAACAAAGAACAATGTCTTTATGCCATCAAGCTTCTGTGAACCTTCTACAGGCAATTCTGACTCAGAACAAG agGAAAAGAGCAGTGGATTCCGGCTGAAGCCACCAATACTTATTCATGGTCAAGCACCTAGTGCAG GTCTCCCAAGCCAGAAACCGAAGGAACAGCAGCGAAGTGTGCTACGTCCTGCAGTATTACAGGCACCACAGCCAAAAGCTTTCTCACAGATGG TTCTGAGCAGTGGGACCAATGGCGTAAATATCCCACCAGATTCTGCAGCCACATCAGAATCACTAAGTAATGCAACATTGAAAAGTTCTGACTCTGAAGACAAG gcGGGAGAATGTCAGAAAAAAGAGTCCAACAACACTTCAGATGACGACAGCTGCGAGAAGGCGGAGTTAAATGCACAGCAAGCATTTGTATTTGGGCAAAACTTAAGAGATAGAGTTAAG TTAGGAGATGAAAGCGATGAAACTGCCGATGTGCAGAATGCTGGCATTCCGACATCAGACACACCTTCTGCAACAAATTATTTCCTACAGTACATCAGTTCCAG tATAGAGAACTCTACAAACAGTGCAGATGCATCTAGCAACAAGTTTGTTTTTGGACAGAACATGAGTGAGCGTGTCCTA AGTCCACCAAAATCAAATGAAGGTAGCACAGAGAGTAATAAGGAGAATGCTGCTACAGAGTCTGGGTCCGAATCATCTTCTCAGGAAGCCACACCagagaaag CGAATAATATTTCAGAGTCACTGGCAGAGTCTGCAGCAGCCTATACTAAAGCAACAGCAAGGAAGTGTTTATTAGCCAAGGTAGAAGTGATTACTGGGGAGGAAGCCGAAAGTAATGTTTTACAG ATTCAGTGCAAGCTGTTTGTATTTGATAAAAACTCTCAATCTTGGGTAGAAAGAGGTCGAGGACTTCTTAGACTCAATGATATGGCTTCAGCGGACGATGGAACATTACAGTCTCGGCTGG TGATGAGGACTCAGGGGAGTCTCAGGTTAATCTTAAATACCAAGCTCTGGGCTCAGATGCAGATCGATAAAGCCAGTGAGAAGAGTATCCGGATCACCGCCATGGATACAGAGGACCAGGGAGTTAAAGTTTTTCTTATATCA gcaaGCTCTAAAGATACAGGGCAGTTGTATGCTGCATTACACCACCGGATCTTGGCTTTGCGGAGTAGAGtggaacaagaacaagaagtcAAGAGTGTAGCACCTGAGCCAGAAGTAACACAATCAAACGAGGAAGACAGTGATGATGATGTCCTTGCACCTTCAGGATCAGTCGGAAGTG GTCCTAATGACGAAGGTGACGGGCAGAATGTTGGCAGCACATAG